A DNA window from Arachis duranensis cultivar V14167 chromosome 3, aradu.V14167.gnm2.J7QH, whole genome shotgun sequence contains the following coding sequences:
- the LOC107479308 gene encoding ABC transporter I family member 6, chloroplastic, giving the protein MGLLSLTFHPSPAFNPSIFTLPPHRCHRPSSLAVRATSAAGTPQPLLQVNDLRAKILESGVEILHGVNLTVNEGEVHAIMGKNGSGKSTFAKVLVGHPDYEVTGGSVVFKGENLLEMEPEERSLAGLFMSFQSPVEIPGVSNDEFLVMAYNARRRKLGLPELGPLECFSYLMEKLQLVNMKPDFLNRNVNEGFSGGERKRNEILQLAVLGADLAILDEIDSGLDVDALRDVANAVNRIRAPKNSLMMITHYRRILDLLNPTHVHVMDKGKIARTGDISIVETIETEGYETVAALT; this is encoded by the exons ATGGGACTCTTATCACTTACATTCCATCCTTCTCCCGCTTTCAATCCCTCGATTTTTACGCTTCCTCCCCACCGCTGCCACCGCCCCTCTTCACTCGCCGTCAGAGCCACTTCCGCCGCCGGCACCCCGCAGCCTCTGCTCCAAGTCAATGACCTGAGGGCGAAGATCCTGGAATCCGGCGTCGAGATTCTCCACGGCGTCAACCTCACGGTCAACGAGGGAGAGGTTCACGCCATCATGGGAAAGAACGGTTCCGGGAAAAGCACTTTTGCTAAG GTTCTTGTGGGTCACCCTGATTATGAGGTTACTGGAGGCAGTGTTGTGTTCAAAGGGGAGAATTTGCTTGAAATGGAACCCGAGGAGCGGTCACTAGCTGGTCTTTTTATGAGTTTCCAGTCCCCTGTTGAGATTCCTGGTGTTTCTAATGATGAGTTTTTGGTCATGGCATATAATGCACGGAGGCGAAAGCTTGGCCTCCCTGAGCTTGGACCACTCGAG TGCTTCTCTTACCTGATGGAGAAACTCCAGCTTGTTAACATGAAGCCGGACTTCCTCAATAGGAATGTCAATGAAGGATTCAGTGGTGGAGAACGCAAACGCAATGAAATTTTGCAGCTTGCG GTTTTGGGGGCAGACTTGGCTATTCTGGACGAAATTGATTCTGGATTGGATGTTGATGCACTCAGAGATGTTGCAAATGCAGTCAATCGTATACGTGCCCCAAAGAATTCTTTGATGATGATAACTCACTATCGAAGAATACTGGATCTTTTAAATCCGACACATGTCCATGTTATG GACAAAGGGAAAATTGCGAGGACAGGTGACATATCCATTGTAGAAACTATTGAGACTGAGGGATATGAAACAGTTGCAGCTTTGACCTAA